In the Streptomyces fradiae ATCC 10745 = DSM 40063 genome, one interval contains:
- a CDS encoding MFS transporter: MLADLTPLRTSPDYRRLWVGSTISWTGQGMTHLAVSLHVYELTGSSFSVGLAGLCSLVPLVAFGLYGGAVADRVDRRLLGLVSATGLAVLSALLAAGTVAGFHHVGFLYAVVALQSTCGALNATARQAMIPRLLPREQLPAANALSSITTTSGGLIGPMLGGLVVGAWGYEAAYLIDAVAFCAALYAMWRLPSMPPRRGEGAERPSVVAGLRFLGTLPNVRMTFYTDLCAMVLAQPKALFPALAVLAYGGDARTVGLLVAAPAMGALVGGVFSGWLGRVNRHGLAIVVSVAAWGAAMAVFGLTRDLWLGLLFLAVAGCADTVSMVFRSTMLQSAVPDDMRGRLQGVFIVVVAGGPRAGDFLAGTAGDVFSPATAVVAGGVACVVAVGLLALARPGFLRYDGRAPRP; encoded by the coding sequence CTGCTCGCCGACCTGACGCCGCTGCGCACCAGCCCGGACTACCGGCGGCTGTGGGTGGGCAGCACCATCTCCTGGACCGGCCAGGGGATGACCCATCTGGCGGTCTCCCTGCACGTGTACGAGCTGACCGGGTCCAGTTTCTCGGTGGGCCTGGCAGGGCTGTGCTCCCTCGTCCCGCTCGTCGCCTTCGGCCTGTACGGGGGCGCCGTGGCGGACCGGGTGGACCGCCGCCTCCTCGGGCTGGTGAGCGCGACGGGGCTCGCGGTGCTCTCGGCCCTGCTGGCCGCGGGGACCGTGGCCGGCTTCCACCACGTGGGGTTCCTGTACGCGGTGGTGGCCCTCCAGTCGACCTGCGGGGCCCTCAACGCGACCGCCCGGCAGGCGATGATCCCCCGCCTCCTGCCGCGGGAGCAGCTCCCGGCGGCCAACGCCCTGTCGTCCATCACCACCACCTCCGGCGGCCTGATCGGCCCCATGCTGGGCGGGCTCGTCGTCGGCGCCTGGGGGTACGAGGCCGCGTACCTGATCGACGCCGTCGCCTTCTGCGCGGCCCTGTACGCGATGTGGCGGCTGCCGTCCATGCCGCCGCGGCGCGGGGAGGGCGCCGAGCGTCCGTCCGTCGTGGCGGGGCTGCGGTTCCTCGGCACGCTCCCGAACGTGCGGATGACGTTCTACACGGACCTGTGCGCGATGGTCCTCGCCCAGCCGAAGGCGCTGTTCCCCGCGCTGGCCGTGCTCGCGTACGGGGGTGACGCCCGGACGGTCGGCCTGCTGGTCGCCGCGCCCGCCATGGGGGCGCTCGTCGGCGGCGTCTTCTCGGGCTGGCTCGGCCGGGTGAACCGGCACGGGCTGGCCATCGTGGTGTCCGTCGCCGCGTGGGGCGCGGCGATGGCCGTCTTCGGCCTGACCCGCGACCTGTGGCTGGGGCTGCTGTTCCTCGCGGTGGCCGGGTGCGCGGACACCGTCTCCATGGTGTTCCGCTCCACCATGCTGCAGAGCGCCGTCCCCGACGACATGCGGGGCCGCCTCCAGGGGGTCTTCATCGTCGTGGTGGCGGGCGGGCCCCGGGCCGGCGACTTCCTCGCCGGTACGGCGGGTGACGTCTTCTCACCCGCGACCGCCGTGGTCGCCGGGGGCGTCGCCTGCGTGGTGGCCGTGGGACTGCTGGCGCTGGCCCGGCCCGGCTTCCTCCGCTACGACGGGCGGGCGCCGCGGCCCTGA
- a CDS encoding PP2C family protein-serine/threonine phosphatase, protein MEEIAALERALRRAAPHTLPQVVRAALTERYGAGGVRLRLADYAMRSLQDVESPPWVTEPVPVHDSPQGRAFGAQEPYLATGAKDAPMRLHLPVTSRGERLGVLSLDLPPGTDLRAVLPELQEVCEALGHEILVAERDTDLYVLARRATRLTLAAEMQWQLLPGRSCARPEFALGAQLEPAYAVFGDSYDWSVSADDLTLTLANGMGEGIDAALLTSLAVNALRNARRAGLDLAGQAALADQAVYAQYRGRAHVSVLLLRFAFATGEVEAVDAGSPRLWRLRDGAVAARPFEAQLPLGMFEDTVYTPEHFTVRPGDRLLFASDGVYDAVSAAGERFGERALARALTATRLLPPTQVPGAVLRALAGYHGEPALDDDALVVCLDWFGRPDGSTPDASAADAPAPEGPAPVR, encoded by the coding sequence GTGGAAGAGATCGCTGCCCTCGAGCGGGCCCTGCGGCGTGCCGCGCCGCACACCCTCCCCCAGGTCGTGAGAGCCGCCCTCACCGAGCGTTACGGGGCGGGAGGGGTGAGGCTCAGGCTGGCCGACTACGCGATGCGCTCGCTGCAGGACGTCGAGAGCCCCCCGTGGGTGACGGAGCCGGTGCCCGTCCACGACAGCCCCCAGGGCCGCGCCTTCGGCGCCCAGGAGCCGTACCTGGCCACCGGCGCGAAGGACGCGCCGATGCGGCTCCACCTGCCCGTCACGAGCCGGGGCGAGCGCCTGGGCGTGCTCTCCCTCGACCTGCCGCCCGGCACCGACCTGCGGGCCGTCCTCCCCGAGCTCCAGGAGGTGTGCGAGGCACTCGGCCACGAGATCCTCGTCGCCGAACGCGACACCGACCTGTACGTCCTGGCGCGGCGCGCCACCCGGCTCACCCTCGCCGCCGAGATGCAGTGGCAGCTGCTGCCCGGCCGCTCATGCGCCCGCCCCGAGTTCGCACTCGGCGCGCAACTGGAGCCCGCCTACGCGGTGTTCGGTGACAGCTACGACTGGTCGGTGTCCGCCGACGACCTGACGCTCACCCTCGCCAACGGCATGGGAGAGGGCATCGACGCCGCCCTGCTGACCAGCCTGGCGGTGAACGCCCTGCGCAACGCCCGGCGCGCGGGTCTCGACCTCGCCGGGCAGGCCGCCCTGGCCGACCAGGCCGTCTACGCCCAGTACCGGGGCCGCGCGCACGTGTCGGTCCTGCTGCTGCGGTTCGCCTTCGCCACCGGCGAGGTGGAGGCCGTGGACGCCGGATCCCCCCGGCTGTGGCGCCTGCGCGACGGCGCTGTCGCGGCGCGGCCCTTCGAGGCCCAGCTGCCGCTCGGCATGTTCGAGGACACCGTCTACACGCCCGAGCACTTCACCGTCCGTCCGGGCGACCGGTTGCTGTTCGCCAGCGACGGCGTGTACGACGCGGTGTCCGCGGCCGGTGAGCGGTTCGGTGAACGCGCCCTGGCCCGGGCGCTCACCGCCACGCGGCTGCTGCCCCCGACGCAGGTGCCGGGCGCCGTGCTGCGCGCACTCGCCGGGTACCACGGAGAACCGGCGCTGGACGACGACGCACTGGTGGTGTGCCTCGACTGGTTCGGACGGCCGGACGGCTCCACGCCGGACGCCTCCGCAGCGGACGCTCCCGCACCGGAAGGCCCCGCGCCGGTCCGCTGA
- a CDS encoding cold-shock protein, producing the protein MASGTVKWFNSEKGFGFIAQDGGGPDVFAHYSNINATGYRELQEGQAVTFDITQGQKGPQAENITPA; encoded by the coding sequence ATGGCCAGCGGAACCGTGAAGTGGTTCAACTCCGAAAAGGGCTTCGGCTTCATCGCGCAGGACGGCGGCGGTCCGGACGTCTTCGCGCACTACTCCAACATCAACGCCACGGGTTACCGCGAGCTCCAGGAGGGCCAGGCGGTGACCTTCGACATCACGCAGGGCCAGAAGGGCCCGCAGGCGGAGAACATCACCCCCGCCTGA
- a CDS encoding SpoIIE family protein phosphatase has product MTTSEIWDGTDPSPGGAWPPGADAAPGTGPAPAGDPSPGTHPRPGTDPAGTPYAPTAAGTVTDLTGGGPAEPAPAAEEALTPAARADQDSAVGRLAATVERLRAEVRAAQAAADGRALIELAKGVLIERLRCGPAQAARQLSELAEQSGVAPLELAAEIVNQAARDHVADVVDDFVRRTGGAPAADAESDGDVSVAVRLRTAESAALAAGDTQRVVESLLEHALAPLGAIGAAVWTAGPDGSLTLAGHAGFGLEEAGRWWYVPPGVSTVARRALDDRATVRITTLSASGIPSIGRADHPHGGRVALPAGTGGRIHGVLEICWPSPLGPQPQPVVRQLEALAELCAHTLETLPSSAEHPPGVSREFADVSELVDLADGLYDPALVLTPHLDAEGRLADFRIRHANQHFQDPAGRPRSAVNGALLLEAYPMAAGESELFGSVERVYATGEPYRARRTTLTALVDQVPLALFADISVSRHGAGILLIWRIEDEAARLASLLQHAQRLGRIGGFEENLATGEITWNGQLFALYGRPQTEGPVSLQELASYAHSDDGVAIGRFLRAVLHHGRPDTVAFRLSRPDGVTRHIRVIAEPVLDTDGRLVAVRGAYQDISSQHWTEVALAATRDQLAQTEQEAAERNRLALQLQHAIMPPTRSPLNAPGLDVAVRYRPAESESLVGGDWYDTVVLPSKHILLCVGDVAGHGIEAATGMVVLRNAMRGLAVTGAGPAQLLAWLNMVAHHLTEQVTATAVCGVYDPVTRVLRWARAGHLPPVLVRAEEAAPLPLPQGLLLGALAEAEYEEHEVTLEPGDSLLMYTDGLVERRDTAVQDSLTHLLTTARGPAQTLGHRLDRLLTHSRSDTDDDTCLIGIHIS; this is encoded by the coding sequence ATGACCACCTCCGAGATCTGGGACGGCACCGACCCGTCCCCCGGCGGCGCCTGGCCGCCCGGTGCGGACGCCGCCCCCGGCACGGGCCCGGCCCCCGCCGGCGACCCGTCGCCCGGCACCCACCCGCGCCCCGGAACCGACCCGGCCGGGACGCCGTACGCGCCGACGGCCGCCGGCACGGTGACCGACCTGACCGGCGGCGGCCCCGCCGAGCCCGCGCCGGCGGCCGAGGAGGCGCTCACCCCGGCGGCCCGCGCGGACCAGGACTCCGCGGTGGGCCGGCTGGCCGCGACCGTGGAGCGGCTGCGCGCCGAGGTGCGCGCCGCCCAGGCCGCCGCCGACGGGCGGGCGCTCATCGAGCTGGCCAAGGGCGTGCTGATCGAACGCCTGCGCTGCGGCCCCGCGCAGGCCGCCCGCCAGCTCTCCGAGCTGGCCGAGCAGTCCGGTGTCGCGCCGCTCGAGCTCGCCGCCGAGATCGTCAACCAGGCCGCCCGGGACCACGTCGCCGACGTCGTGGACGACTTCGTCCGACGGACCGGCGGCGCCCCGGCGGCCGACGCCGAATCGGACGGCGACGTCTCCGTGGCGGTGCGGCTGCGCACGGCGGAGAGCGCCGCGCTCGCCGCGGGGGACACCCAGCGGGTGGTCGAGTCCCTGCTGGAGCACGCCCTCGCGCCGCTCGGCGCGATCGGCGCCGCCGTCTGGACCGCCGGCCCGGACGGCTCCCTCACGCTCGCCGGGCACGCCGGGTTCGGCCTGGAGGAGGCGGGCCGCTGGTGGTACGTGCCCCCGGGCGTGTCGACCGTCGCCCGGCGGGCCCTCGACGACCGCGCCACGGTCCGGATCACGACCCTGTCCGCGTCGGGGATCCCGTCCATCGGCCGCGCCGACCATCCGCACGGCGGCCGGGTCGCCCTGCCCGCCGGCACCGGCGGCCGCATCCACGGCGTGCTCGAGATCTGCTGGCCGTCGCCGCTGGGCCCCCAGCCCCAGCCCGTCGTACGGCAGCTCGAAGCGCTCGCCGAACTGTGCGCGCACACCCTGGAGACCCTTCCGTCCTCCGCGGAGCACCCGCCCGGCGTCTCCCGCGAGTTCGCCGACGTGTCCGAGCTGGTCGACCTGGCGGACGGGCTGTACGACCCGGCGCTGGTGCTCACCCCGCACCTGGACGCCGAGGGCCGGCTCGCCGACTTCCGCATCCGGCACGCCAACCAGCACTTCCAGGACCCCGCCGGCCGGCCGCGCTCCGCCGTCAACGGGGCGCTGCTGCTGGAGGCGTACCCGATGGCGGCCGGGGAGAGCGAGCTGTTCGGCAGCGTGGAGCGCGTCTACGCCACCGGCGAGCCCTACCGGGCGCGGCGGACGACCCTGACCGCGCTGGTCGACCAGGTCCCGCTGGCCCTGTTCGCCGACATCAGCGTCAGCCGGCACGGCGCCGGCATCCTGCTCATCTGGCGCATCGAGGACGAGGCCGCGCGCCTGGCCAGCCTGCTCCAGCACGCGCAGCGGCTCGGCCGCATCGGCGGCTTCGAGGAGAACCTGGCGACCGGCGAGATCACCTGGAACGGCCAGCTCTTCGCGCTGTACGGCCGCCCCCAGACCGAGGGCCCCGTGTCGCTCCAGGAGCTCGCCTCGTACGCGCACTCCGACGACGGGGTGGCCATCGGCCGGTTCCTGCGGGCCGTCCTGCACCACGGCAGGCCCGACACGGTCGCGTTCCGCCTCAGCCGCCCCGACGGCGTCACACGGCACATCCGGGTCATCGCCGAGCCCGTCCTCGACACGGACGGCCGCCTCGTCGCGGTGCGCGGCGCCTACCAGGACATCTCCTCGCAGCACTGGACGGAGGTGGCGCTCGCCGCGACGCGCGACCAGCTCGCCCAGACCGAGCAGGAGGCGGCCGAGCGCAACCGGCTGGCGCTCCAGCTCCAGCACGCGATCATGCCGCCCACCCGGTCGCCGCTGAACGCCCCCGGACTCGACGTGGCCGTGCGCTACCGCCCGGCCGAGTCCGAGTCCCTCGTCGGCGGCGACTGGTACGACACGGTCGTCCTGCCGTCCAAGCACATCCTGCTGTGCGTCGGCGACGTGGCCGGCCACGGCATCGAGGCGGCCACCGGCATGGTCGTGCTGCGCAACGCCATGCGCGGCCTCGCCGTCACCGGCGCCGGGCCGGCCCAGCTGCTGGCCTGGCTCAACATGGTGGCCCACCACCTCACCGAGCAGGTCACGGCCACCGCCGTGTGCGGGGTGTACGACCCGGTGACGCGGGTCCTGCGCTGGGCGCGCGCCGGGCACCTGCCGCCCGTGCTGGTGCGCGCCGAGGAGGCCGCGCCGCTGCCGCTGCCGCAGGGTCTGCTGCTCGGGGCGCTGGCGGAGGCCGAGTACGAGGAGCACGAGGTCACCCTGGAGCCGGGCGACTCCCTCCTCATGTACACCGACGGCCTGGTGGAGCGCCGGGACACCGCCGTCCAGGACTCCCTCACCCACCTGCTGACCACGGCGCGCGGCCCGGCGCAGACGCTCGGGCACCGGCTGGACCGGCTGCTGACCCACAGCCGCTCCGACACGGACGACGACACGTGCCTGATCGGCATCCACATCTCGTGA
- a CDS encoding arsenate reductase/protein-tyrosine-phosphatase family protein encodes MAWLVLGYLISYIPYVMLLKTLVLEMSGAAAGPVDGLVLLPAAALGQLAVMPLLLVLSGWWRYARPGGPAPGRGEAALPPYGPVLAAGFFASLVVGTTTLAFTFTGTSVLLVLLLMRGGVLAISPLVDKVRGRHVTRSAWAALLCSLAAVLVALGGVRDHHLALPALLCLGVYLVGYVARFDLMSRVAKTGSHATDRRYFAVEHAAAPVFLVLLLAAGALAGHPALRTGFTSFLATPHAWTAAAVGVAYEVLFVFGTLIYLDRRALTWCVPANRCASLVSGLAAAYALHHLAGTPTPTGGELLALVLVVAAVAALSAPALAGLRAPAGRTGQVVFVCGNNTSRSPLAEHIARHEAARRKAAGRAGAPRFTSAGLHVAPAARRHRDPMSPYARAALESLGVHSARRRARCHRARPLTADLCRRSAVVYCMTGAQRDEVLALAPGTAARVLCLDPHGDIPNPAGQPPEVYLDCARRIRTAIRRRLLDAGGGGLHGGTPEAA; translated from the coding sequence ATGGCCTGGCTGGTCCTCGGATACCTCATCTCCTACATCCCGTACGTCATGCTGCTGAAGACCCTCGTCCTCGAGATGTCCGGCGCGGCCGCGGGCCCGGTGGACGGCCTGGTCCTCCTCCCGGCGGCCGCCCTCGGCCAACTGGCCGTCATGCCGCTGCTCCTCGTGCTCAGCGGCTGGTGGCGGTACGCGCGACCAGGCGGCCCCGCGCCCGGCCGCGGGGAAGCCGCCCTCCCGCCGTACGGGCCCGTCCTCGCCGCCGGGTTCTTCGCCTCGCTCGTCGTCGGGACGACCACCCTGGCCTTCACCTTCACGGGCACCTCGGTCCTGCTCGTCCTGCTGCTGATGCGCGGCGGCGTCCTGGCGATATCCCCGCTGGTGGACAAGGTGCGCGGCCGGCACGTCACCCGCTCGGCGTGGGCCGCGCTGCTGTGCAGCCTGGCCGCCGTGCTGGTCGCGCTGGGCGGGGTCCGGGACCACCACCTGGCCCTCCCCGCACTGCTCTGCCTCGGCGTGTACCTCGTCGGCTACGTCGCGCGCTTCGACCTCATGAGCCGCGTCGCCAAGACCGGCTCGCACGCCACCGACCGCCGGTACTTCGCGGTCGAGCACGCCGCCGCCCCCGTCTTCCTCGTCCTGCTGCTGGCCGCCGGGGCGCTCGCCGGGCACCCGGCGCTGCGCACCGGGTTCACGTCCTTCCTGGCCACGCCGCACGCGTGGACGGCCGCCGCCGTGGGCGTGGCGTACGAGGTGCTGTTCGTCTTCGGAACGCTCATCTACCTCGACCGGCGCGCCCTGACCTGGTGCGTGCCGGCGAACCGCTGCGCGAGCCTCGTCTCGGGCCTCGCCGCCGCCTACGCCCTGCACCACCTGGCGGGGACGCCCACGCCGACGGGTGGGGAACTGCTCGCGCTGGTCCTGGTGGTCGCCGCCGTCGCGGCCCTGTCCGCCCCCGCGCTCGCCGGGCTGCGCGCCCCCGCCGGCCGGACCGGGCAGGTCGTCTTCGTGTGCGGCAACAACACCTCGCGCTCACCGCTCGCGGAGCACATCGCCCGCCACGAGGCGGCCCGCCGCAAGGCCGCCGGCCGGGCCGGCGCCCCGCGCTTCACCAGCGCCGGACTGCATGTCGCACCCGCGGCGCGCCGCCACCGCGACCCGATGTCCCCGTACGCGCGCGCCGCGCTGGAGAGCCTCGGCGTCCACTCGGCGCGCAGGCGGGCCCGCTGCCACCGGGCACGGCCCCTCACCGCCGACCTGTGCCGCCGCAGCGCGGTCGTGTACTGCATGACCGGCGCGCAGCGCGACGAGGTGCTCGCCCTCGCCCCCGGCACGGCGGCCCGCGTCCTGTGCCTCGACCCGCACGGCGACATCCCCAACCCCGCCGGCCAGCCCCCCGAGGTGTACCTGGACTGCGCCCGCCGCATCCGGACGGCCATCCGGCGCAGGCTCCTCGACGCCGGAGGCGGCGGCCTCCACGGAGGCACCCCCGAAGCGGCGTGA
- a CDS encoding S8 family peptidase yields MRRSHIGALALAVPLALSPTLASAATAAEPAPAPLLKVAQAPADQEIKGRYIVTLKPGADPAGLAREDKVKTRHLYRDVLNGFAADLSAAQLDELRRDSRVLSIEEDQKVAATATQTNAPWGLDRIDQRSGRNGTYTYNRNGAGVTAYIIDTGIDTAHADFGGRARNVFDAFGGNGQDCNGHGTHVAGTVGGSAYGVAKGVQLRGVRVLDCQGSGSFSGIIAGFDWVRQNAVRPAVANASLGGGYSAALNNAATALANSGVHLAVAAGNENQDACNVSPASASGTITVAASDSSDRKASFSNYGNCTDLYAPGVSITSARAGGGSTAMSGTSMASPHVSGVAALYKSAYGDASSATVNNWLVGNSTANVIGGNYSGTPNRLLFKSTL; encoded by the coding sequence ATGCGCAGAAGTCACATCGGTGCCCTCGCCCTCGCCGTCCCCCTCGCCCTCTCCCCCACCCTGGCCTCCGCCGCCACCGCGGCCGAGCCGGCGCCCGCGCCGCTGCTGAAGGTGGCGCAGGCGCCCGCCGACCAGGAGATCAAGGGCCGCTACATCGTGACCCTGAAGCCCGGCGCCGACCCCGCGGGGCTCGCCAGGGAGGACAAGGTCAAGACGCGGCACCTGTACCGCGACGTCCTCAACGGCTTCGCCGCCGACCTGAGCGCCGCGCAGCTCGACGAGCTGCGGCGCGACTCCCGGGTCCTGTCGATCGAGGAGGACCAGAAGGTCGCCGCCACCGCCACGCAGACCAACGCCCCCTGGGGCCTGGACCGCATCGACCAGCGCAGCGGCCGCAACGGCACCTACACCTACAACCGCAACGGCGCGGGCGTGACGGCGTACATCATCGACACCGGCATCGACACCGCCCACGCCGACTTCGGCGGGCGCGCCCGCAACGTCTTCGACGCGTTCGGCGGCAACGGCCAGGACTGCAACGGGCACGGCACGCACGTCGCCGGCACGGTCGGCGGCTCCGCGTACGGTGTCGCCAAGGGCGTCCAGCTGCGCGGGGTGCGCGTCCTGGACTGCCAGGGCTCCGGTTCGTTCTCCGGCATCATCGCGGGCTTCGACTGGGTGCGCCAGAACGCCGTGAGGCCGGCCGTCGCCAACGCGTCGCTGGGCGGCGGCTACTCCGCGGCGCTCAACAACGCCGCCACCGCGCTCGCCAACTCCGGCGTCCACCTGGCCGTCGCCGCCGGCAACGAGAACCAGGACGCGTGCAACGTGTCCCCCGCCAGCGCCTCGGGCACCATCACGGTCGCCGCGTCGGACTCCTCCGACCGCAAGGCGAGCTTCAGCAACTACGGCAACTGCACCGACCTGTACGCGCCGGGCGTCAGCATCACCTCCGCCCGCGCCGGCGGCGGCTCCACCGCGATGAGCGGCACCTCCATGGCGTCCCCGCACGTCTCCGGTGTGGCCGCGCTCTACAAGTCGGCGTACGGCGACGCCTCCAGCGCCACCGTCAACAACTGGCTCGTCGGCAACAGCACCGCCAACGTCATAGGCGGCAACTACAGCGGCACCCCGAACCGCCTGCTGTTCAAGTCCACCCTGTGA
- a CDS encoding helix-turn-helix transcriptional regulator: MSPRNRHRPPAGRPAAPTPGTREPSGRSAPAGASAGVPAAESADADADARAGRPADDPAGERARGRAAYEALVQRMAGSGETRGGEAGGEGAAPRGGKGGGPAPGGTGALPGSTAAAPGSAPEPGRTAAARGSTAPASGGLPRDVRRWLAERRLLDEAHGQVRSPQRALHDLVAEHRSRIDRYREELHRGLDAVDDVLRLLPGMAPTRWETVEAEFFEDRGRLRDRLEDLDALCREQLLCMRTAFPGRDVLEAGLMSDVRLLERGVDLRVLVAVRALRGTGVARYLSALMDHGARVRVASTVPLHLNVFDRAVTVMAVGAADGRHETSGDVILHSARLADSFVRVFEHHWATGHPAASTVRRPGTGGAPEDYSPREREVLALLAAGAKDEAIARRLGCSERTLRRLLTGLVAKLGADSRFAAGVQAVRLGLID, from the coding sequence ATGTCACCCAGGAACCGCCATCGGCCGCCCGCGGGGCGGCCCGCGGCACCGACGCCGGGCACGCGGGAGCCGTCGGGCCGGAGCGCCCCGGCGGGCGCCTCTGCCGGCGTTCCGGCCGCGGAGTCCGCCGACGCCGACGCCGACGCCCGGGCCGGCCGGCCCGCCGACGACCCCGCCGGGGAGCGGGCGAGGGGCCGGGCCGCCTACGAGGCCCTCGTCCAGCGGATGGCAGGGAGCGGCGAGACCCGCGGCGGCGAGGCCGGCGGCGAGGGCGCGGCACCGCGCGGAGGGAAGGGCGGCGGCCCGGCGCCCGGCGGTACGGGCGCGCTGCCCGGCTCCACGGCCGCCGCACCCGGCTCGGCCCCCGAACCGGGCCGCACGGCCGCCGCGCGCGGCTCCACGGCCCCCGCGTCCGGGGGGCTGCCCCGCGACGTACGCCGCTGGCTCGCCGAGCGGAGGCTCCTCGACGAGGCGCACGGACAGGTGCGCTCACCCCAGCGGGCCCTGCACGACCTGGTCGCCGAGCACCGCTCCCGCATCGACCGGTACCGCGAGGAACTCCACCGCGGACTCGACGCCGTGGACGACGTGCTGCGGCTCCTGCCCGGCATGGCGCCGACCCGGTGGGAGACCGTCGAGGCGGAGTTCTTCGAGGACCGGGGCAGGCTCCGCGACCGGCTGGAGGACCTGGACGCCCTCTGCCGGGAGCAGCTGCTGTGCATGCGCACCGCCTTCCCCGGACGGGACGTGCTGGAAGCGGGCCTCATGTCCGACGTGCGGCTGCTGGAACGCGGCGTGGACCTGCGCGTCCTGGTCGCCGTCCGCGCCCTGCGGGGCACCGGCGTCGCCCGGTACCTCTCCGCGCTGATGGACCACGGCGCCCGGGTGCGCGTGGCCTCGACCGTCCCGCTGCACCTCAACGTCTTCGACCGGGCCGTCACCGTCATGGCCGTGGGAGCGGCCGACGGGCGGCACGAGACCTCGGGCGACGTCATCCTGCACAGCGCGCGCCTGGCCGACTCCTTCGTCCGCGTCTTCGAACACCACTGGGCCACCGGCCATCCGGCCGCGTCCACGGTGCGGCGCCCCGGCACCGGCGGCGCGCCCGAGGACTACTCGCCCAGGGAGCGGGAGGTGCTGGCCCTCCTCGCCGCCGGGGCGAAGGACGAGGCCATCGCCCGCAGGCTGGGCTGCTCGGAGCGCACCCTGCGCCGCCTCCTGACCGGACTGGTCGCCAAGCTCGGCGCCGACAGCCGCTTCGCCGCCGGAGTCCAGGCGGTCCGCCTGGGCCTCATCGACTGA
- a CDS encoding EF-hand domain-containing protein, whose amino-acid sequence MSSEKARKLFEALDLDHDGTLTREEVINALRTKGPTLAAAGDLPQWGLGDTDASSALFDSADQDGDALLTLDEFAAVVDRRFGWR is encoded by the coding sequence GTGAGCAGTGAGAAGGCCCGGAAGCTGTTCGAGGCGCTGGACCTCGACCACGACGGGACGCTGACCCGGGAAGAGGTCATCAACGCCCTGCGGACGAAGGGACCGACCCTCGCCGCCGCGGGCGACCTGCCGCAGTGGGGGCTGGGCGACACCGACGCCTCCTCGGCGCTCTTCGACAGCGCGGACCAGGACGGGGACGCGCTGCTGACGCTGGACGAGTTCGCGGCGGTGGTGGACCGCCGGTTCGGCTGGCGCTGA
- a CDS encoding DUF6003 family protein codes for MTDDAYLFLTDDTAATTLGVPPASAGNPAILETPAVRAWLDAHGVSATSPRLRLVPPEETAAIPEDAERLPVPLSEEELNRLRLQEAPEPHARLEEELLAYRECSDGRDALLGRAVAAGVPVERIVELTGEDPAVVAAVAR; via the coding sequence GTGACCGACGACGCCTATCTCTTCCTGACGGACGACACGGCCGCGACGACGCTCGGGGTGCCCCCGGCCTCCGCGGGCAACCCGGCCATCCTGGAGACGCCCGCCGTACGGGCGTGGCTGGACGCCCACGGAGTCTCCGCGACCTCACCGCGCCTGCGCCTCGTCCCGCCCGAGGAGACCGCGGCCATCCCGGAGGACGCCGAGCGGCTTCCGGTACCGCTGAGCGAGGAGGAGCTGAACCGGCTGCGCCTCCAGGAGGCCCCGGAGCCGCACGCCCGTCTGGAGGAGGAGCTCCTGGCGTACCGGGAGTGCTCGGACGGCCGGGACGCGCTGCTCGGCCGGGCGGTGGCGGCCGGGGTGCCGGTGGAGCGGATCGTGGAGCTGACGGGCGAGGACCCCGCGGTCGTCGCGGCCGTCGCGCGGTAG
- a CDS encoding RNA polymerase sigma factor SigF codes for MTVATTDTRTGAKSGIAMLPEVEDPRNVPPKDARALTKLFLEQLAVLEEGTHEYQYARNTLIEMNMSLVRYAAGRFRSRGDEMDDIVQVGMIGLIKAIDRFELSREVEFTTFAVPYIVGEIKRFFRDTSWAVHVPRRLQEARVELARATEELRSRLGRTPTVRELSELMNLSEDEVIEARLASNGYNSSSLDAAIGGDETGETALADFIGAEDPAMELVEDFQSLAPLISRLDERDRLILHLRFVEELTQAQIGEQLGCSQMHVSRLLSRTLKRLREGMLTTR; via the coding sequence ATGACGGTGGCGACGACCGACACGAGGACCGGGGCCAAGAGCGGTATCGCCATGTTGCCGGAGGTGGAGGACCCCCGGAACGTCCCGCCGAAGGACGCTCGGGCGCTGACCAAGCTGTTCCTGGAGCAGCTCGCGGTGCTCGAGGAGGGCACCCACGAGTACCAGTACGCCCGCAACACGCTCATCGAGATGAACATGTCCCTCGTGCGGTACGCGGCGGGCCGGTTCCGCAGCCGCGGCGACGAGATGGACGACATCGTCCAGGTGGGCATGATCGGCCTGATCAAGGCCATCGACCGGTTCGAGCTGAGCCGCGAGGTCGAGTTCACGACGTTCGCCGTGCCGTACATCGTCGGCGAGATCAAGCGGTTCTTCCGCGACACCTCGTGGGCCGTGCACGTGCCGCGCCGCCTCCAGGAGGCGCGCGTCGAGCTGGCGCGGGCGACCGAGGAGCTGCGCAGCCGGCTGGGGCGCACGCCGACCGTACGGGAGCTGTCGGAGCTGATGAACCTCTCCGAGGACGAGGTCATCGAGGCCCGGCTCGCGTCGAACGGCTACAACTCGTCGTCCCTCGACGCCGCAATCGGCGGCGACGAGACCGGGGAGACCGCTCTCGCGGACTTCATCGGCGCCGAGGACCCGGCGATGGAGCTGGTGGAGGACTTCCAGTCCCTCGCCCCGCTGATCAGCCGGCTGGACGAGCGGGACCGGCTGATCCTGCACCTGCGGTTCGTCGAGGAGCTCACCCAGGCGCAGATCGGCGAACAGCTCGGCTGCTCCCAGATGCACGTGTCGCGGCTGCTGTCGCGCACCCTGAAGCGCCTGCGTGAGGGCATGCTCACCACCCGCTGA